From the Candidatus Methylomirabilis lanthanidiphila genome, one window contains:
- a CDS encoding transcriptional regulator, which translates to MNVRPIKTEADYQAALAEIERLFDAAPNTPRGDLLEVLATLVEAYERQHYTIPAPDPIETIKYYMESRGLSRHDIEPYIGSRARVAEVLNRKRPLSLEMIRRLHKGLDIPADVLIQPYVAA; encoded by the coding sequence ATGAACGTCCGCCCGATTAAGACTGAAGCTGACTATCAAGCAGCTCTGGCAGAGATTGAACGTCTGTTTGACGCGGCGCCGAATACTCCGAGAGGCGACCTCTTGGAGGTGTTGGCCACTCTGGTGGAGGCTTACGAGAGACAGCACTACACCATTCCTGCGCCCGACCCGATTGAGACCATCAAGTATTACATGGAGAGTCGCGGACTGTCACGCCACGACATTGAGCCATACATTGGAAGTCGTGCGCGTGTAGCCGAAGTGCTCAATCGTAAGCGGCCTCTATCCCTGGAAATGATACGGCGATTGCACAAAGGTCTTGACATCCCAGCAGATGTCCTCATTCAGCCATATGTGGCGGCCTAA